The stretch of DNA GGCAGCCGAAGTCCTTTGTCGTAAAAGTATTTATGAACGGTTGGGTTCATCTCCGAAACGATTTCAATCAAATCCGCCATTTGATGCAGGGCCATGTTATTCCTCTCCTCGAGCTCCTTCAAATTTATATCCTTCTGGAATGTCATTAGCAAATCTTCGTCGTGGGTTTTTCCTTTAGCGGCTTTAATTGCCAACCGAAGCTCACGTTCAGCTCGCTGAATTTTCGTTTTCTGACCAAGAAGCTCCTTCTGAATCTTCAACAGAATATCGTTATTATCAAGACGAGTTTTCTGAGCCGCTTCCAACGCCTTATCATGTTCCTCTCTCTCCTCGTTCAAATTGTGGAGATTTTCGGTGTTGAGAACCAAGTCGGTTCGCACACTTTTTAGCGCTGTAACTGCCTTACAATAATCGTTTTGAATTTGATTCATCTGCTGTATGTCGGGATTGTCCGCATCTACCTTCTGGAATCCACGCTTGTAGCTTTCGTTCGAAAAGTTCATCAGTTTCAATGTGTTCTCCAGTGCCTTAAGGTCTTCCTCTGCTTTAAGAATTTTCACGTTCAATTCGCTACCTTCTCTCAGTAACATGTATTTCTCTTGAGCGTTCTGAATCTTGATCTGCGTAGCTGTCACTATTGTTCCGTCATCGTTTTTACCGAGCAAGTCAAGTGACAATTCGTAGCGATTCTTAAGTTGCTCGATTTTCAACGCCCTTTCACTTATATCTGCCTTCAGTTGGGCTCTCTCATCCTGCAAATACTTCTTCTTCAATATGAGCATATCCTTTTGGGAATGGATATCAATAAGTCTCTCGTTAATCGCTGTCTCCAACTCCATTCGATGTCGCTCCAGCGTGTACATCTTGTCGTTCTGTTTATCCACCCGCGACTCCATTTGACTGATTCTCATCTTCAGCAAGCTCTTCTCTACTAACCGCTCTTGGTTTTCCGTTATGGATTGTCTCAGTTTCTTATCGCCTCCCTCTACTATCAACGTTTCCTCCTTCAATTTTCCAATCATGCGTTCAATCTCGACGCAATCCTGCTGATAAATGGCATTCAAATTTCGGAAGTCGATTTGGATTTTGGCTATCTGCGCCTGCAGCAACGAATGGTTCTGCTTTCGAGCATGGTAGATAGCTTCAGCTTGAACCAGCTTCGCATGGGCCCGATTGGCACCCTCTTGTTTGTTCTCTCCCTTCATATTCGCTATTCTTTCCTCCATTTTTTCCATAGTGTAATCCACATTATACGAAATCTCAGTCTGCC from Toxorhynchites rutilus septentrionalis strain SRP chromosome 3, ASM2978413v1, whole genome shotgun sequence encodes:
- the LOC129775298 gene encoding coiled-coil domain-containing protein 39 isoform X2, encoding MAKYAANMERFTERIKWAKVALVEWKQVMGNGDETNQLIAKYCKQDASRAEALEAKRKILEDKVSKRRTSLVGLTEEYRSLEQVLERTSQLYRQAHQERRHLVLTWKEAVKHMNQREGDIKMVEAEIDSAREMSELLSEDLRAQVEFLEEQQRNNKEIEIGIAELNVEVSKLRNRLNVLTDSVQLKTNEYQITRKAVQNVSNKLTGMRNKTRQALIEEAEKEKHIHTNLSQLEELREKYDNFRSKTLCAQERLRQLNEIVEQEEKQMKVLSDETARLSTALYRAQTQLVALKDEEKLLRIEVHSLESGVGKIKAAMKTQAKEIIRQTEISYNVDYTMEKMEERIANMKGENKQEGANRAHAKLVQAEAIYHARKQNHSLLQAQIAKIQIDFRNLNAIYQQDCVEIERMIGKLKEETLIVEGGDKKLRQSITENQERLVEKSLLKMRISQMESRVDKQNDKMYTLERHRMELETAINERLIDIHSQKDMLILKKKYLQDERAQLKADISERALKIEQLKNRYELSLDLLGKNDDGTIVTATQIKIQNAQEKYMLLREGSELNVKILKAEEDLKALENTLKLMNFSNESYKRGFQKVDADNPDIQQMNQIQNDYCKAVTALKSVRTDLVLNTENLHNLNEEREEHDKALEAAQKTRLDNNDILLKIQKELLGQKTKIQRAERELRLAIKAAKGKTHDEDLLMTFQKDINLKELEERNNMALHQMADLIEIVSEMNPTVHKYFYDKGLRLPAIRRTKSQISWRSENSPGSDYSGRADTVSSKPVSKMSACSTSTRSSDSSDNIAKSFDNRMSAGLSVILIDFPGSSVKKTQGTAKK